The following are from one region of the Sorghum bicolor cultivar BTx623 chromosome 2, Sorghum_bicolor_NCBIv3, whole genome shotgun sequence genome:
- the LOC8063740 gene encoding probable serine/threonine-protein kinase At1g01540 — MPVLVAVGAAAALVALLVLSAVAAALFFARRRGARPPSLSRVEHAPSSASASGSSRAASSARKEKVVGADQGAGGAGATATSSGVASSSAAASSLESPVKRKADPALRAVGGGGGAPAAGVEMEMGWGRWYDLTEVEVATGRFCHENVVGEGGYGTVYHGILAHPRSSFIAVGVSVTILALSS, encoded by the coding sequence ATGCCGGTTCTCGTCGCggtgggcgccgccgccgcactcGTCGCCCTGCTCGTCCTCTCCGCGGTGGCCGCTGCCCTCTTCTTCGCGCGCAGGCGGGGCGCCAGGCCGCCCTCGCTGTCGCGCGTCGAGCACGCGCCGTCCTCAGCCTCCGCCTCCGGCTCCTCCCGCGCGGCGTCGTCCGCGCGCAAGGAGAAGGTCGTCGGCGCGGACCAGGGCGCCGGCGGGGCGGGTGCCACCGCCACCTCCTCTGGCGTGGCCAGCTCCTCCGCGGCCGCGAGCTCGCTCGAGTCGCCGGTGAAGAGGAAGGCGGATCCGGCGCTCAGggccgtcggcggcggcgggggggcACCCGCGGCGGGAGTCGAGATGGAGATGGGGTGGGGGAGGTGGTACGACCTCACGGAGGTGGAGGTCGCCACGGGCCGGTTCTGCCACGAGAACGTGGTTGGGGAGGGAGGCTATGGCACGGTGTACCACGGCATCCTTGCCCATCCGCGCTCCAGCTTCATAGCCGTCGGTGTCTCCGTGACGATCCTGGCGCTTAGCTCGTAG
- the LOC8083272 gene encoding uncharacterized protein LOC8083272, whose amino-acid sequence MESSQFTGDNAEECNSNESGWTMYLGSPVNSDDLKANDSKGSNVGRGCSNDRSKNDNTDYDDGDYDSLASDASTGPAQVKVLNDKEKKIHEKRDNSIHEQDSDEQDEIRTKLPNSCEKKAGKMKKGEEKTTRRGHNKRRSSSSRTSFFR is encoded by the coding sequence ATGGAGTCCTCCCAGTTTACTGGGGATAATGCTGAAGAGTGCAACAGTAACGAATCTGGGTGGACGATGTACCTGGGCTCCCCAGTGAATAGTGATGATCTCAAAGCCAATGACAGCAAAGGGAGTAATGTTGGCCGTGGTTGTAGCAATGATAGAAGCAAAAACGACAACACGGATTATGATGATGGAGATTATGATTCGTTAGCTTCCGATGCTTCCACAGGACCAGCACAAGTGAAGGTGCTTAatgacaaagaaaagaaaattcatGAGAAAAGAGACAATTCCATACATGAACAGGATAGTGATGAGCAAGATGAGATACGTACCAAGCTCCCTAACAGCTGTGAAAAAAAAGCAGGCAAGATGAAAAAAGGAGAAGAGAAGACCACTAGAAGGGGCCACAACAAGAGACGTAGTAGTTCTTCACGAACAAGCTTCTTTAGGTAA